The Malus domestica chromosome 06, GDT2T_hap1 genome has a segment encoding these proteins:
- the LOC103437091 gene encoding uncharacterized protein isoform X4 yields the protein MDYDDNDFQSQNLHLAGEGSTNFPPVLQPYALPKFDFDDSLQGHLRFDSLVETEVFLGIENNEPNHWIEDFSRGSSGIEFSSTAAESCSISRRNNVWSEATSSESVEMLLKSVGQEEIIPSETIVEESDACKEPCCLTEQMEPNLNNDDNILSQMGDVTDLGPTLPRVEISENLSGLKDVGVDQLCVDDSQTREGKLLVDGNSNNLEPNDLSGKDSPRVSKGSPSTDGKCKDANQMELDNAVDEHLDEKEDSSASGMQVDDMISVQNIITRSDELSKKDVQHNLKDISEEDPDGHVLRIEAQVNEKVVEKATCYLENPHCSSFEVESVEGGIANQENVVSVEEPSDILQEDSDLHTLGGCSDRECSGADADTNKYETVVLFKVIDTGGDQSELNTHSLSPRACENDTSCAVEVSNKNAEISSSIDPVLKGDSDLHVVDVFSDRECSGVPAETNKCEDTVLLKDTGSGGDIFKLNTNDLSPMVTRGDDRFAGEVTNSNAGISSSPSSPDPKPKLDSGWNSSKENSLESGFQPDSGTLVRTSEASLSVIEENEVSKDESNENREVHCNLTATCSSAEVFSEAHVTGSSKSSLDASGISGEKLNADGLVSLSIVEESSQICDDNKVYGEGDVGDGQDGNLDLSSSEKDSTQLLNESNGKYLELGGSVVKGLGSSSLCGASTDKELVVPTLTNEVTNLFLENSNVASCGTMNGVPLSSGNGVARDIVSNSEVQAAPSSAGGSYCDKKEEIASEMSKDASFSCIVPPPLVETGPVSVSEAEKGVSCDSSGQSLCKTVDQSLPVTDSCNTECRNEPQSAVANEVSKGNTNEREVASVQCESSTKVGDASEAIFFGRQDGSTIKESFEKASANATELSMDSDMLPGPSTLVEMCGGTAKNAMEDTDTSEVSQDKTSAEATMPSINCDASPICEASICSAALPESHARFVAPESGGSSVNPNKNDCGSTKVVETSELSETKHESGDIKGPKNLNAPVSDIVRNGDNHSPKSWNPKENDASKDWRNGTSDVSSFADLPKGDAPNNLQPVPTIIPPRFAEGSIQNSGSGQLDAKISQDLSHGGSLVFDGVARGASKVTPERKTRRASSKATGKQSAKKGSAQARTPMRQLERGDRSSSVSQNQSGIFQLVQPSETKPYGHVDGAIKPFSVLSTSTSSLPDLNTSAPPSVIFQQPFTDLQQVQLRAQIFVYGALIQGIAPEEAYMVSAFGGHDGGRGMWENAWRVSIERLHGQKSALGNPETPLQSRSGSRAPDQVIKGAFQSKSIPSPLGRPSMKGAPPMGSPMIPISSPLWSISTPVCEGLQYNYQQALNPLHPFQTQSIGNVVGGHNTTWMPQPSFRGPWLTSPESSAAQASTHFSAFPSTEAVQLTPVKETSLPQLPSKKHVSSGSSTQTGGPTSVFAGVSPVFDPKKVSASHGQHSADPKPRKRKKTSASEDHVQVTMQARSQPESALTLADSSSLSTSVAISTPSTIVSKTMPEKLIMSVFPTPSTGRLKKADQDLEQREAFTEATLSKVKEARQQAEEAAAYAATAVSHSQEIWNQLDKQKDSRLIFDGEVKLASAAAAVAAAAAVAKAAAAAANVALNAALQAKLMAEEASVSYNDGNASQSIRMTTPVPILRGEDVTNSSTSILVAAREASRKGVEVASAASKQAENMDAIVKAAELAAEAVSQAGIIVAMGDPLPLSQLVEAGPEGYWKVPQVSSGLVMKSNGMSREQSNLGTVGEDVDSSSRRSKDRQSDKHKAQPTAHEKSPILTEVNKESMDDQLRPGVGTTGFDTASEKGSRGPKGRNVSEIRSRSALITVENDFEKEAGASEESSIKEGSLVEVLKDGAGFGEAWFTAKVLCLQNGKASVCYTELPSDEGKLQEWVALDGEEDKPPKIRIARPVTALGHDGTRKRRRAAMADYTWSVGDKVDAWIQESWWEGVVTEKNKKDETILTVHFPAQGEKSVVKAWHLRPSLIWKDGKWVEWFSVRNDTSFLEGDMPQEKRPKFGSPAVEDKGNDNASKSIDVNDSGKPVDPRLLNLSANEKVFNMGKNTRTENKLDATRTIRTGLQKERSRGVVFGIPKPGKKRKFMEVSKHYVENEGGKINETSDPVKIAKYLMPQGSGSRGLKNTSKIDTREKQVAGSKLKGLRSGKLQSLSGKSAAQKDHLLTDAHTASDGSSEMDHTGKIKDSVNDAEGLSGKHTLSQTSTHRTEGTTDGPMEFSSLAPSSDSSSSKKVSTLTALSRANKGKLAPAGGRLGKIEEGKVFSGNPAKSTAEVVEPRRSNRRIQPTSRLLEGLQSSLIISKIPSVSHDKGHRSQNRNASRGNNNG from the exons ATGGATTATGATGACAATGATTTTCAAAGCCAGAATCTTCATTTAGCCGGTGAAGGGAGTACTAATTTTCCTCCAGTTTTACAGCCATATGCTCTTCCCAAGTTTGATTTTGACGATAGCCTTCAAGGGCATTTGAGGTTTGATAGTTTGGTTGAAACCGAGGTTTTTCTGGGTATTGAGAATAACGAACCTAATCACTGGATTGAGGATTTCTCTCGTGGGAGTAGTGGGATAGAGTTTAGTTCCACTGCAGCAGAATCTTGCTCTATATCAAGGCGCAACAATGTTTGGTCTGAAGCCACTTCCTCAGAATCTGTTGAAATGCTATTAAAATCTGTTGGGCAGGAAGAAATTATTCCCTCTGAGACAATCGTTGAGGAATCAGATGCCTGTAAGGAACCGTGTTGCTTAACTGAGCAGATGGAGCCTAATTTGAATAATGATGATAACATTCTTTCTCAAATGGGGGATGTTACAGATCTAGGGCCTACATTACCACGGGTGGAGATTTCCGAAAATCTTTCTGGCTTAAAGGATGTAGGAGTAGATCAGCTTTGTGTTGATGATTCACAAACTCGTGAAGGTAAATTATTAGTTGATGGAAATTCAAATAACTTGGAACCAAATGATCTCAGTGGAAAGGACAGCCCACGTGTAAGTAAAGGGAGTCCTTCTACGGATGGGAAATGCAAAGATGCAAATCAGATGGAATTGGACAATGCGGTTGATGAACATCTAGATGAAAAAGAAGATTCCTCTGCTTCAGGAATGCAAGTTGATGATATGATATCTGTGCAGAATATTATTACAAGAAGTGATGAGTTGAGTAAAAAAGATgttcaacataatttaaaagataTCAGTGAAGAGGATCCAGATGGGCATGTGTTGCGCATAGAGGCTCAAGTGAATGAAAAAGTAGTTGAAAAGGCTACCTGTTATCTTGAAAACCCTCATTGTTCATCGTTTGAGGTGGAGTCTGTGGAAGGAGGAATTGCTAATCAGGAAAATGTTGTTAGTGTGGAGGAACCATCGGATATACTGCAAGAGGATTCTGACTTACATACCCTGGGCGGATGCAGTGACAGGGAATGCTCTGGAGCTGATGCTGACACCAACAAATATGAAACTGTGGTCTTGTTTAAAGTCATAGATACTGGTGGGGATCAATCAGAACTAAACACACACAGCTTATCACCTAGGGCGTGTGAAAATGATACTAGCTGCGCAGTTGAGGTTAGCAACAAAAATGCtgaaatttcttcaagtatAGATCCTGTGCTGAAAGGGGATTCTGACTTACATGTAGTGGACGTATTCAGTGACAGGGAGTGCTCTGGGGTTCCTGCTGAAACCAACAAATGTGAAGATACAGTCTTGCTTAAAGACACAGGTAGTGGTGgtgatatttttaaattaaacacaaatgaTTTATCACCAATGGTTACCAGAGGCGATGATAGGTTTGCAGGTGAGGTCACCAACAGCAATGCTGGTATTTCTTCAAGTCCATCAAGTCCAGATCCTAAACCGAAATTGGATTCTGGATGGAATAGCTCCAAGGAGAATTCTTTAGAAAGTGGTTTCCAACCAGATAGTGGGACTTTGGTCAGAACGTCCGAGGCTTCTTTGTCAGTCATTGAGGAAAATGAGGTCTCAAAGGATGAAAGTAATGAAAATAGGGAAGTTCATTGTAATTTGACTGCAACATGTTCTTCAGCTGAAGTATTTAGTGAAGCACATGTAACTGGATCTTCTAAAAGTTCTCTTGATGCTTCTGGAATTTCTGGAGAGAAATTGAATGCTGATGGACTTGTATCACTTTCTATTGTTGAGGAGTCTTCTCAAATATGTGATGATAATAAAGTTTACGGAGAAGGTGATGTTGGTGATGGACAGGATGGTAACCTGGATCTCTCTTCCAGTGAAAAGGATAGTACACAATTGCTCAATGAGTCTAATGGTAAATATTTGGAGCTTGGTGGATCTGTTGTTAAGGGATTGGGGTCCTCATCATTGTGTGGAGCTAGCACAGATAAAGAGCTGGTTGTTCCAACATTAACAAATGAAG TGACCAACCTTTTCTTGGAAAATTCGAACGTGGCTTCTTGTGGCACAATGAATGGTGTTCCCTTGTCTTCTGGAAATGGTGTAGCCAGGGATATTGTTAGCAACTCAGAGGTTCAAGCAGCACCTTCTTCTGCTGGGGGTTCATACTGtgacaaaaaagaagaaatcgcaAGTGAAATGTCCAAGGACGCAAGTTTTTCATGTATAGTGCCACCTCCTTTGGTAGAAACAGGGCCAGTTTCCGTTTCTGAAGCTGAAAAAGGTGTTTCCTGTGATAGTTCTGGACAGTCGTTATGCAAGACGGTTGATCAATCTCTGCCTGTCACAGACAGTTGCAATACAGAGTGCCGAAATGAACCACAAAGTGCAGTCGCTAATGAAGTTAGCAAGGGAAACACAAATGAGAGGGAAGTAGCTTCTGTTCAGTGTGAATCTTCTACAAAAGTGGGTGATGCTAGTGAAGCTATTTTCTTTGGAAGACAGGATGGCTCAACCATAAAAGAGAGTTTTGAAAAGGCATCCGCAAATGCAACAG AACTAAGTATGGATTCTGACATGCTGCCTGGGCCTTCAACATTGGTGGAAATGTGTGGTGGTACTGCTAAAAATGCAATGGAAGACACTGACACTTCTGAAGTATCTCAGGATAAGACTTCTGCGGAGGCTACTATGCCCAGCATTAATT gtgatgcttctccgatttgtGAAGCTTCTATCTGTTCTGCTGCTTTGCCTGAATCTCATGCTAGGTTTGTTGCACCAGAAAGTGGTGGAAGTTCTGTTAATCCGAATAAAAATGATTGTGGTTCAACTAAGGTTGTTGAAACAAGTGAGCTTTCTGAGACTAAACATGAATCAGGTGATATCAAGGGGCCCAAAAATCTGAATGCCCCAGTTTCTGACATTGTTAGGAATGGGGACAATCATTCTCCTAAATCCTGGaatccaaaagaaaatgatgcctCCAAGGATTGGAGAAATGGCACGTCGGACGTGAGTTCATTTGCAGATTTGCCAAAAGGGGATGCTCCCAACAACTTGCAGCCCGTTCCTACTATTATACCTCCTAGA TTTGCAGAGGGGTCTATACAAAATTCTGGTTCAGGCCAGCTGGATGCAAAAATCTCACAAGATCTTTCTCATGGAGGTTCACTAGTATTTGATGGAGTTGCACGAGGTGCTTCTAAGGTTACCCCTGAACGGAAAACAAGGCGAGCATCTAGCAAGGCAACGGGTAAACAGAGCGCTAAGAAGGGAAGTGCACAAGCAAGAACTCCTATGAGACAATTAGAAAGAGGAGACAGATCAAGCAGTGTGTCCCAAAACCAATCTGGAATTTTCCAGCTTGTGCAGCCTAGTGAGACAAAGCCCTATGGACATGTGGATGGTGCTATAAAACCCTTTTCTGTTCTTAGTACTTCCACATCTAGTTTGCCAGATCTGAATACTTCTGCTCCACCATCTGTAATATTTCAACAGCCGTTCACTGACTTGCAGCAAGTGCAATTACGTGCTCAAATCTTTGTTTATGGAGCTTTAAT TCAAGGAATAGCACCTGAAGAAGCTTATATGGTGTCAGCATTTGGGGGACATG ATGGTGGAAGGGGCATGTGGGAGAATGCTTGGCGTGTGTCCATAGAGAGGCTACACGGTCAAAAGTCTGCTCTGGGTAATCCAGAAACTCCTTTGCAATCACGCTCGG GTTCCAGGGCTCCTGACCAAGTAATTAAAGGTGCATTCCAGAGTAAAAGTATTCCCTCACCTCTTGGTCGACCCAGCATGAAGGGTGCTCCACCAATGGGTAGCCCAATGATACCTATTTCATCACCTCTTTGGAGTATTTCTACCCCTGTTTGCGAGGGCCTGCAATATAATTATCAGCAGGCACTTAATCCATTGCATCCCTTTCAAACACAATCAATAGGGAACGTTGTTGGGGGCCATAATACTACGTGGATGCCTCAGCCCTCCTTTCGGGGTCCCTGGCTTACTTCTCCAGAGTCTTCTGCAGCTCAAGCCAGTACTCATTTTTCAGCATTTCCTAGTACAGAAGCAGTGCAGTTGACTCCTGTAAAAGAAACATCTTTGCCACAATTGCCTAGTAAGAAGCATGTTTCCTCTGGTTCTTCTACTCAGACTGGAGGCCCAACTAGTGTTTTTGCAGGGGTGTCTCCAgtgtttgacccaaaaaaagtGTCGGCATCACATGGCCAGCATTCTGCTGACCCTAAgcctagaaaaagaaaaaagacttCAGCTTCTGAGGATCATGTTCAGGTTACTATGCAAGCTCGATCTCAACCCGAGTCAGCTCTAACACTTGCTGATAGTAGTAGTCTGTCTACATCTGTTGCCATCTCAACCCCAAGTACCATTGTGTCTAAGACCATGCCAGAGAAATTGATTATGTCTGTCTTTCCAACGCCTTCCACTGGTCGCCTCAAAAAAGCAGATCAGGATTTGGAGCAGAGGGAAGCTTTTACAGAGGCGACTCTTAGTAAAGTTAAGGAGGCTAGGCAACAGGCAGAAGAAGCCGCTGCTTATGCTGCTACAGCTGTTAGTCACAGCCAAGAAATATGGAATCAGTTGGATAAGCAAAAAGATTCCAGATTGATATTTGATGGCGAAGTTAAGTTGGCATCTGCTGCTGCAGCTGTAGCTGCCGCGGCTGCTGTTGCAAAGGCAGCAGCTGCAGCTGCCAATGTTGCTTTGAATGCTGCATTACAAGCAAAATTGATGGCTGAAGAAGCCTCGGTTTCATATAATGATGGGAATGCGAGCCAAAGTATAAGAATGACTACTCCTGTGCCCATTTTAAGGGGTGAAGATGTAACTAATAGTTCGACTTCGATCCTTGTTGCTGCTAGggaggcttctagaaagggagTTGAAGTTGCATCTGCAGCCTCAAAGCAAGCTGAAAATATGGATGCCATTGTAAAAGCTGCTGAGTTGGCAGCAGAAGCTGTATCACAAGCTGGAATAATTGTAGCTATGGGTGATCCTTTGCCATTGAGTCAGTTAGTAGAAGCTGGTCCAGAGGGTTATTGGAAAGTACCTCAAGTTTCTTCAGGTCTGGTTATGAAATCAAATGGCATGTCGAGAGAACAGTCAAATTTGGGTACTGTCGGAGAAGATGTTGATTCTTCTTCTAGGCGTTCTAAAGATAGACAATCAGATAAGCACAAAGCACAGCCAACTGCACATGAGAAGTCACCTATTCTGACAGAGGTAAATAAGGAATCAATGGATGATCAACTGAGGCCGGGAGTAGGAACCACAGGGTTTGATACTGCCAGTGAAAAGGGGTCAAGAGGACCGAAAGGTCGCAATGTTTCTGAAATCAGATCAAGGTCTGCTTTGATTACTGTCgagaatgattttgaaaaggaaGCAGGAGCATCTGAAGAAAGCAGCATCAAGGAGGGTTCTCTAGTAGAG gtTCTCAAAGATGGGGCTGGATTTGGAGAAGCCTGGTTTACTGCTAAGGTATTGTGTTTGCAAAATGGAAAAGCTAGTGTGTGTTACACTGAGCTTCCGTCAGATGAAG GGAAACTGCAGGAATGGGTGGCACTTGATGGCGAAGAAGATAAGCCACCAAAGATACGAATTGCCCGCCCTGTTACCGCTTTGGGACATGACGGAACAAGGAAAAGGCGCAGAGCAGCAATGGCAGATTATACTTGGTCTGTTGGAGATAAAGTTGATGCATGGATACAGGAGAG CTGGTGGGAAGGAGTTGTCActgaaaaaaacaagaaagatgaaACTATATTAACGGTCCACTTTCCAG CTCAAGGGGAAAAGTCAGTTGTTAAAGCTTGGCATCTTCGGCCTTCGCTCATTTGGAAGGATGGCAAATGGGTTGAATGGTTTAGTGTACGAAATGACACCTCCTTCCTTGAG GGTGATATGCCCCAGGAAAAGCGACCCAAATTTGGCAGTCCTGCAGTGGAAGACAAGGGGAATGATAACGCGTCAAAAAGCATTGATGTAAATGATTCAGGGAAACCTGTAGACCCAAGGTTACTGAATTTATCTGCAAATGAAAAGGTATTTAATATGGGTAAGAATACCAGAACTGAGAATAAGCTTGATGCAACCAGAACAATTCGGACAGGGTTGCAGAAGGAAAGATCAAGGGGGGTTGTTTTTGGTATCCCCAAGCCtggaaagaagagaaaattcATGGAAGTTAGCAAACATTATGTGGAAAATGAGGGTGGCAAGATTAATGAAACTAGTGATCCGGTGAAAATTGCAAAATACTTGATGCCTCAAGGATCAGGTTCCCGTGGATTGAAAAATACATCCAAAATCGACACGAGGGAAAAACAAGTGGCTGGATCCAAGCTAAAGGGTCTGAGATCTGGAAAGCTGCAAAGTTTATCCGGTAAATCTGCTGCACAGAAGGACCACCTCTTAACAGATGCACACACTGCCTCTGATGGTTCAAGTGAAATGGACCATACAGGAAAGATCAAAGATTCTGTAAACGATGCTGAGGGTTTATCCGGAAAGCATACACTATCACAAACATCTACACATAGAACAGAAGGGACAACAGACGGCCCAATGGAATTTTCTTCATTAGCTCCATCATCTGATTCTTCTTCATCCAAGAAAGTCTCCACTTTAACTGCTCTATCTCGGGCAAACAAAGGAAAACTTGCACCTGCTGGTGGAAGGTTGGGTAAAATTGAGGAGGGCAAAGTGTTTAGTGGAAATCCGGCAAAGTCGACTGCTGAAGTTGTTGAGCCTCGTAGATCAAATCGCAGAATTCAACCTACATCAAGA CTACTAGAAGGACTACAAAGCTCGTTGATCATCTCAAAGATTCCTTCAGTTTCACATGACAAGGGCCACAGAAGTCAGAACCGGAATGCCTCTAGAG GGAATAACAATGGTTGA